The proteins below come from a single Papaver somniferum cultivar HN1 chromosome 11, ASM357369v1, whole genome shotgun sequence genomic window:
- the LOC113324476 gene encoding uncharacterized protein LOC113324476 yields MIRDAARISRRCEEFQCFAKRIHAPATKLNSVDSPWSFSKWRVDIVGPLIEGSGEKRFLIVATDYFSKSATGESPFLLTYGAEDVIPTEIIIPTTKTESWEKNLTADMMLERLDDLEERRKTALRRMENYQRRLAREYNKKVKLRNFIEGQYVLRTIPQYQREKKWGKLPPTWSFIIHDIAGNGSYYLCNLKG; encoded by the exons aTGATACGAGATGCAGCCAGGATTTCTAGAAGATGTGAAGAATTTCAGTGTTTCGCTAAAAGAATCCATGCCCCGGCAACGAAGCTGAATTCCGTAGATAGCCCCTGGTCATTTTCAAAATGGAGGGTAGATATTGTTGGACCCCTGATCGAAGGGTCAGGGGAAAAACGATTCTTGATTGTAGCCACGGATTACTTTAGCAA ATCTGCCACCGGTGAATCCCCGTTCCTccttacttatggagctgaagatgTCATTCCAACAGAGATCATCAtaccaaccacaaagaccgaatcTTGGGAAAAGAATCTCACAgcggatatgatgttagaaaggctTGATGACCTGGAAGAACGAAGGAAGACGGCGTTGCGACGAATGGAGAATTACCAACGAAGATTGGCTAGAGAGTACAACAAGAAAGTTAAGCTTAGGAATTTtatagaagggcagtatgtgcttaGAACTATACCGCAATATCAACGAGAGAAAAAGTGGGGCAAATTACCACCAACATGGTCATTTATCATACATGACATCGCAGGGAACGGATCCTACTATCTGTGTAATCTGAAAGGATAA
- the LOC113324477 gene encoding uncharacterized protein LOC113324477 — translation MEDIRAEMMTEIKKLKERQGGGRLEEIRKRLRKQFEDYCELYKIDGGEVDDHEEWMNAPIIFDAEDIEDDMEDHNDPLVLTLPIAGCNIRKVLIDGGSSVNVLFYDTFKRMDLNDEQLMSSYYTIYGFNGAPTKPLGDIVLQVNAGPMKFDTRFSVVDAPSPYNAIIVRRWVHKLKGVAATYHQYLRFPTPEGVMEIKGDQVTAREF, via the exons ATGGAGGACATTCGTGCTGAGATGATGACTGAAATCAAGAAACTAAAGGAAAGACAAGGAGGAGGAAGACTAGAAGAA ATACGAAAGAGATTAAGAAAGCAATTCGAGGACTATTGCGAACTGTACAAAATCGACGGGGGCGAAGTTGATGACCACGAAGAATGGATGAACGCACCAATCATATTCGacgccgaggatatcgaagatgaCATGGAGGATCACAACGACCCCTTAGTTCTCACATTACCCATCGCAGGTTGCAATATCAGGAAGGTCCTCATCGATGGAGGGAGCTCGGTCAATGtactgttctatgacacgttcaaacgaaTGGATCTGAATGACGAGCAGTTGATGTCTTCGTACTACACCATATACGGATTCAATGGGGCCCCAACGAAGCCtttgggagacattgtgttacaaGTGAACGCAGGACCAATGAAGTTTGATACACGATTCAGCGTAGTGGACGCTCCTTCCCCTTACAATGCCATCATCGTCCGaagatgggtacacaagctcaaaggggTAGCAGCGACCTATCATCAGTACCTTAGATTTCCAACacccgaaggggtaatggaaataAAGGGAGATCAGGTCACCGCTCGAGAATTTTAG